A single genomic interval of Hevea brasiliensis isolate MT/VB/25A 57/8 chromosome 4, ASM3005281v1, whole genome shotgun sequence harbors:
- the LOC110643963 gene encoding RNA-binding protein 2 isoform X1, with translation MADPYYRYGAFAGRDLLVVTGMPNFHGYMSSEVPSLASRHIPFSNELRDAAAGFPHREQINPSQPGSYGLDNVSGIGVHSEPFIGGVIAGASGKRYPSPLEDPNLPSQRRDASVNITPAIPDKINDRPSSLRNVDGPSAPRAESNILFVDGLPTNCTRREVGHLFRPFIGYKDIKVIHKEPRRSGDRAAVLCFVEFIDAKFAVTAMESLQGYKFDDKNPESPVLTIHFASFPFRLPADRDEQCVGIPR, from the exons ATGGCCGATCCTTACTATCGATATGGTGCTTTCGCAGGCAGAG ATCTCTTGGTTGTTACAGGTATGCCTAATTTTCATGGCTACATGTCATCAGAAGTACCATCTTTGGCTTCTCGTCATATTCCATTCTCTAATGAGTTGCGGGATGCTGCTGCAGGTTTTCCGCACAGAGAG cAAATAAATCCATCGCAGCCTGGGTCTTATGGGTTGGATAATGTTTCGGGGATTGGGGTTCATTCTGAGCCTTTTATTGGTGGAGTAATAGCAGGAGCTAGTGGAAAGCGGTACCCATCTCCTCTAGAAGATCCAAATTTGCCAAGCCAAAGACGGGATGCATCAGTTAACATTACTCCAGCCATTCCTGACAAGATCAATGACAGGCCCAGTTCTTTGAGAAATGTTGATGGTCCTTCAGCCCCAAGGGCAGAGTCAAACATTCTGTTTGTTGATGGGCTCCCTACCAATTGCACTAGAAGGGAAGTAGGCC ATCTTTTCCGTCCATTTATTGGCTACAAAGACATCAAAGTTATTCACAAGGAGCCCAGACGT AGTGGAGATAGGGCTGCTGTCTTGTGCTTTGTGGAGTTCATTGATGCAAAGTTTGCTGTCACTGCTATGGAATCTCTTCAAG GGTACAAGTTTGATGATAAAAATCCTGAGTCCCCTGTCTTGACGATCCACTTTGCGAGCTTTCCTTTCCGTCTTCCAGCTGATCGGGATGAGCAGTGTGTTGGAATCCCGCGTTAA
- the LOC110643963 gene encoding RNA-binding protein 2 isoform X3, whose translation MADPYYRYGAFAGRDLLVVTGMPNFHGYMSSEVPSLASRHIPFSNELRDAAAGFPHREPGSYGLDNVSGIGVHSEPFIGGVIAGASGKRYPSPLEDPNLPSQRRDASVNITPAIPDKINDRPSSLRNVDGPSAPRAESNILFVDGLPTNCTRREVGHLFRPFIGYKDIKVIHKEPRRSGDRAAVLCFVEFIDAKFAVTAMESLQGYKFDDKNPESPVLTIHFASFPFRLPADRDEQCVGIPR comes from the exons ATGGCCGATCCTTACTATCGATATGGTGCTTTCGCAGGCAGAG ATCTCTTGGTTGTTACAGGTATGCCTAATTTTCATGGCTACATGTCATCAGAAGTACCATCTTTGGCTTCTCGTCATATTCCATTCTCTAATGAGTTGCGGGATGCTGCTGCAGGTTTTCCGCACAGAGAG CCTGGGTCTTATGGGTTGGATAATGTTTCGGGGATTGGGGTTCATTCTGAGCCTTTTATTGGTGGAGTAATAGCAGGAGCTAGTGGAAAGCGGTACCCATCTCCTCTAGAAGATCCAAATTTGCCAAGCCAAAGACGGGATGCATCAGTTAACATTACTCCAGCCATTCCTGACAAGATCAATGACAGGCCCAGTTCTTTGAGAAATGTTGATGGTCCTTCAGCCCCAAGGGCAGAGTCAAACATTCTGTTTGTTGATGGGCTCCCTACCAATTGCACTAGAAGGGAAGTAGGCC ATCTTTTCCGTCCATTTATTGGCTACAAAGACATCAAAGTTATTCACAAGGAGCCCAGACGT AGTGGAGATAGGGCTGCTGTCTTGTGCTTTGTGGAGTTCATTGATGCAAAGTTTGCTGTCACTGCTATGGAATCTCTTCAAG GGTACAAGTTTGATGATAAAAATCCTGAGTCCCCTGTCTTGACGATCCACTTTGCGAGCTTTCCTTTCCGTCTTCCAGCTGATCGGGATGAGCAGTGTGTTGGAATCCCGCGTTAA
- the LOC110643963 gene encoding RNA-binding protein 2 isoform X2 → MADPYYRYGAFAGRGMPNFHGYMSSEVPSLASRHIPFSNELRDAAAGFPHREQINPSQPGSYGLDNVSGIGVHSEPFIGGVIAGASGKRYPSPLEDPNLPSQRRDASVNITPAIPDKINDRPSSLRNVDGPSAPRAESNILFVDGLPTNCTRREVGHLFRPFIGYKDIKVIHKEPRRSGDRAAVLCFVEFIDAKFAVTAMESLQGYKFDDKNPESPVLTIHFASFPFRLPADRDEQCVGIPR, encoded by the exons ATGGCCGATCCTTACTATCGATATGGTGCTTTCGCAGGCAGAG GTATGCCTAATTTTCATGGCTACATGTCATCAGAAGTACCATCTTTGGCTTCTCGTCATATTCCATTCTCTAATGAGTTGCGGGATGCTGCTGCAGGTTTTCCGCACAGAGAG cAAATAAATCCATCGCAGCCTGGGTCTTATGGGTTGGATAATGTTTCGGGGATTGGGGTTCATTCTGAGCCTTTTATTGGTGGAGTAATAGCAGGAGCTAGTGGAAAGCGGTACCCATCTCCTCTAGAAGATCCAAATTTGCCAAGCCAAAGACGGGATGCATCAGTTAACATTACTCCAGCCATTCCTGACAAGATCAATGACAGGCCCAGTTCTTTGAGAAATGTTGATGGTCCTTCAGCCCCAAGGGCAGAGTCAAACATTCTGTTTGTTGATGGGCTCCCTACCAATTGCACTAGAAGGGAAGTAGGCC ATCTTTTCCGTCCATTTATTGGCTACAAAGACATCAAAGTTATTCACAAGGAGCCCAGACGT AGTGGAGATAGGGCTGCTGTCTTGTGCTTTGTGGAGTTCATTGATGCAAAGTTTGCTGTCACTGCTATGGAATCTCTTCAAG GGTACAAGTTTGATGATAAAAATCCTGAGTCCCCTGTCTTGACGATCCACTTTGCGAGCTTTCCTTTCCGTCTTCCAGCTGATCGGGATGAGCAGTGTGTTGGAATCCCGCGTTAA
- the LOC110643963 gene encoding RNA-binding protein 2 isoform X4, whose translation MADPYYRYGAFAGRGMPNFHGYMSSEVPSLASRHIPFSNELRDAAAGFPHREPGSYGLDNVSGIGVHSEPFIGGVIAGASGKRYPSPLEDPNLPSQRRDASVNITPAIPDKINDRPSSLRNVDGPSAPRAESNILFVDGLPTNCTRREVGHLFRPFIGYKDIKVIHKEPRRSGDRAAVLCFVEFIDAKFAVTAMESLQGYKFDDKNPESPVLTIHFASFPFRLPADRDEQCVGIPR comes from the exons ATGGCCGATCCTTACTATCGATATGGTGCTTTCGCAGGCAGAG GTATGCCTAATTTTCATGGCTACATGTCATCAGAAGTACCATCTTTGGCTTCTCGTCATATTCCATTCTCTAATGAGTTGCGGGATGCTGCTGCAGGTTTTCCGCACAGAGAG CCTGGGTCTTATGGGTTGGATAATGTTTCGGGGATTGGGGTTCATTCTGAGCCTTTTATTGGTGGAGTAATAGCAGGAGCTAGTGGAAAGCGGTACCCATCTCCTCTAGAAGATCCAAATTTGCCAAGCCAAAGACGGGATGCATCAGTTAACATTACTCCAGCCATTCCTGACAAGATCAATGACAGGCCCAGTTCTTTGAGAAATGTTGATGGTCCTTCAGCCCCAAGGGCAGAGTCAAACATTCTGTTTGTTGATGGGCTCCCTACCAATTGCACTAGAAGGGAAGTAGGCC ATCTTTTCCGTCCATTTATTGGCTACAAAGACATCAAAGTTATTCACAAGGAGCCCAGACGT AGTGGAGATAGGGCTGCTGTCTTGTGCTTTGTGGAGTTCATTGATGCAAAGTTTGCTGTCACTGCTATGGAATCTCTTCAAG GGTACAAGTTTGATGATAAAAATCCTGAGTCCCCTGTCTTGACGATCCACTTTGCGAGCTTTCCTTTCCGTCTTCCAGCTGATCGGGATGAGCAGTGTGTTGGAATCCCGCGTTAA